CCAGGAACTCGACCAGGTGGCCGAGGGCGTCAGCTCGGTCGAGCAGCTGATGAGCATCGTGGTGGCGCGGCTGCGGGAGCGGCTCCCGCGCTACGACTGGGTCGGCTTCTACATGATCGAAAAGGGCCGAGGTGGACAGCCCGACATGCTGGTGCTCGGGCCCTACATCGGCGCCGCCACGGCCCACAAGCGGATCCCGCTCGACCAGGGCATCTGCGGCGCGGCCGCCAGCAGCGGCGAGACGGTAGTGGTGGATGACGTCAGCAAGGATCCACGCTACCTCGCTTG
This genomic stretch from Terriglobales bacterium harbors:
- a CDS encoding GAF domain-containing protein, producing MLSATDTRQLAQELDQVAEGVSSVEQLMSIVVARLRERLPRYDWVGFYMIEKGRGGQPDMLVLGPYIGAATAHKRIPLDQGICGAAASSGETVVVDDVSKDPRYLACSIQTKSEIVAPVYVKGKVVGELDIDSHTPAAFSADDRRLVEHCAELVGRYLEKTTA